A genome region from Myroides fluvii includes the following:
- a CDS encoding sensor histidine kinase, whose amino-acid sequence MKSYKPKYYLIAFSLFYLFLIGIMTFYFLQVLELKKKEIHTIAHAKIDEIENILSFEKKSKKKDNVMYKAVLELLQKKATIEEIQEKNASYLQFVSLDATHKIDSAFASLGYKIAYRIDLTHVILNSTKENMLKTPVTILETQQKIKQAHRVNTSEWEVEESSENKSNDPCMDCPEDYSNHFTVKQEKYIEVLNFNSIAFHQLFPLLLGSFLICTFIIILYFITYKTIRKKEQEVWSLHNMVDNISHEFKLPIATLKYGCNNLKQEYDSPTVALIQRQINRLERLQNQLGVTSNTNDLPFNHENFIQLIEDLKLRNQTVDFKISWDLAADTIPLSRTEVETILLNLLENSIKYGGTVVTCSLHAKENKLYLEVSDNGIGIEKKEQPLIFRKFYRIIHNNVHNTVGLGIGLYQVKQIVEKHQGSIQINSKLTIGTTFIIRIPYA is encoded by the coding sequence ATGAAGTCCTATAAACCAAAGTATTATCTGATTGCCTTCAGTTTATTCTATCTCTTTTTGATTGGAATAATGACATTCTATTTTCTTCAAGTATTAGAGTTAAAAAAGAAAGAAATTCACACGATTGCCCATGCTAAAATAGATGAAATAGAGAACATCCTTTCCTTTGAAAAAAAATCAAAAAAGAAGGATAACGTCATGTACAAGGCTGTTTTAGAGTTGTTACAAAAAAAGGCAACTATAGAAGAAATACAAGAAAAAAACGCTTCTTATTTGCAATTTGTTAGTTTAGATGCTACACATAAAATAGATAGTGCATTTGCTAGTTTGGGGTATAAAATTGCCTATCGAATTGATTTGACGCATGTTATTTTGAATTCAACCAAAGAGAATATGCTTAAAACTCCTGTTACAATTTTAGAGACTCAACAAAAAATAAAACAGGCGCATCGCGTAAATACTTCCGAATGGGAAGTAGAAGAAAGTAGTGAAAATAAGTCCAATGATCCTTGTATGGATTGCCCCGAAGATTATTCCAATCACTTTACTGTCAAACAAGAAAAATACATTGAAGTACTCAATTTCAATAGCATTGCTTTTCATCAGCTCTTTCCTTTATTATTGGGATCATTCCTTATTTGTACGTTTATTATAATCTTGTATTTTATTACATACAAAACCATTAGAAAAAAAGAACAAGAAGTTTGGAGTTTACACAATATGGTAGACAATATTTCTCACGAATTTAAACTGCCTATTGCTACCTTAAAATACGGATGCAACAACCTCAAACAAGAATATGATTCTCCAACCGTAGCGTTGATTCAAAGGCAAATCAATCGATTGGAACGTTTACAAAATCAATTAGGTGTAACCTCAAACACCAATGACCTTCCCTTTAATCATGAGAATTTCATACAACTTATTGAAGATTTAAAGCTGAGAAATCAAACGGTTGATTTTAAAATTTCGTGGGATTTAGCAGCAGACACCATCCCCTTATCGCGAACGGAAGTAGAGACAATACTGCTGAATCTTTTGGAAAACAGTATTAAATATGGCGGTACAGTTGTAACATGTTCACTACACGCTAAAGAAAATAAGCTGTACCTTGAAGTTTCTGACAATGGCATTGGTATTGAAAAGAAGGAACAACCTCTTATTTTTCGCAAATTCTATCGCATTATACACAACAATGTACACAATACAGTAGGCTTGGGTATCGGCTTGTATCAAGTAAAGCAAATAGTAGAAAAACACCAAGGCAGTATTCAAATCAATAGTAAACTCACAATAGGAACAACTTTTATTATTCGTATTCCCTATGCATAA
- a CDS encoding tetratricopeptide repeat protein, whose amino-acid sequence MKYKGVLLLISICWFWGKGMAQVPALRDSLSCPTDNLQIIQLYDMGFKALEKEAYYNTAGKIFFQIVQMDKKLCDAYYYTGIALTKQDKDDVAYTYLYYADSLAAQPTLPFKIALAASALRNGNVGLARKKYEEIKHDFPNSPEGYYGLSLTATSIGDVVEGLVNADRSLLKYKHVGGLTSAREQEIYLIKAILLRMNKQYDKAIAFFEKSKDHFGTTTDYLANYALTAYELYKQTKEEQWKQASQQALLRIQDKTVLNDDFYQQFN is encoded by the coding sequence ATGAAGTATAAGGGGGTCTTACTGTTAATTTCAATTTGTTGGTTTTGGGGCAAGGGAATGGCCCAAGTGCCTGCTTTGCGTGATAGCTTATCTTGTCCAACGGATAATCTCCAAATTATTCAGTTGTACGACATGGGGTTTAAAGCTTTGGAAAAAGAAGCATACTATAATACTGCAGGAAAAATATTCTTTCAAATCGTACAAATGGATAAAAAACTGTGCGATGCATATTATTATACAGGGATAGCGTTAACCAAACAAGACAAGGACGATGTTGCGTATACGTATTTGTATTATGCGGATAGTTTAGCTGCTCAACCTACTTTACCCTTTAAAATTGCTTTAGCAGCATCGGCTTTACGCAATGGAAATGTAGGATTAGCGCGAAAAAAATACGAAGAAATTAAACACGATTTTCCCAATAGTCCGGAGGGATATTACGGATTAAGCTTAACGGCAACTTCTATCGGCGATGTTGTAGAGGGATTAGTCAATGCGGATCGATCCTTATTGAAGTACAAGCATGTAGGAGGCTTGACTTCAGCGAGAGAACAGGAAATCTATCTGATTAAAGCAATTTTATTGCGCATGAATAAGCAATATGACAAAGCCATTGCGTTCTTTGAGAAGAGCAAGGATCATTTTGGTACAACGACAGATTATCTAGCGAATTACGCTTTGACTGCCTATGAGTTGTATAAGCAAACAAAAGAGGAGCAATGGAAGCAAGCAAGTCAACAAGCTTTGCTTCGAATTCAAGATAAAACTGTATTAAACGACGATTTTTATCAGCAATTTAACTAG
- a CDS encoding response regulator transcription factor, with translation MHKILLVEDDIDYGTVVKQYLEISGFDVVWTSDSIEVNALFEQHNFDLAILDIMLPIKDGFTLAKEMHQNHPNIPFLFLTAKNQNIDRLLGLKLGAADYIAKTCDPEELKLRIDNILRHTPKETTTVYHLGIYTFNPTLLRLEHPKRTYQLTERERDLLLLFIQYDQSILEREVILNQLWQSADYFNGRSLDVFVTRLRKYLVDDDTIQITSIRGVGFKINLNL, from the coding sequence ATGCATAAAATTCTCCTTGTTGAAGATGATATAGACTATGGTACTGTGGTTAAACAGTATTTAGAAATTAGCGGTTTTGATGTAGTATGGACCTCCGATTCAATAGAGGTAAATGCGTTGTTTGAGCAACACAACTTCGATTTGGCTATTCTAGATATTATGCTTCCCATTAAAGATGGGTTTACTTTGGCAAAGGAAATGCATCAGAATCACCCCAATATTCCCTTTTTGTTTTTGACGGCTAAAAATCAAAATATCGACCGATTATTGGGTTTAAAATTAGGTGCTGCAGATTATATTGCAAAAACATGTGATCCCGAAGAATTAAAACTGCGTATTGACAATATTTTACGCCATACGCCTAAGGAAACAACAACTGTTTATCACTTGGGAATTTACACCTTTAATCCTACTTTATTGCGCCTAGAACATCCCAAACGAACTTATCAACTTACAGAAAGAGAGCGAGATTTACTCTTGCTATTTATCCAATATGATCAATCTATTTTGGAGCGAGAAGTGATTTTAAATCAACTTTGGCAATCCGCCGATTATTTTAACGGAAGAAGTTTAGATGTATTTGTAACGCGTTTACGCAAATATTTAGTCGACGATGATACGATACAAATTACCAGCATTCGCGGTGTTGGATTTAAAATTAACTTGAATCTTTAA
- a CDS encoding LLM class flavin-dependent oxidoreductase: protein MNKKIDYSFLDLAVIGAEKSTKETLNNVLATAQHAEQLNYTRFWLAEHHNMPHIASAATSVLIGYVAGGTEKMRVGSGGIMLPNHPPLVIAEQFGTLASLYPNRIDLGLGRAPGTDQLTAMALRRNDIQSANFFPQQIQELKTFFSTANAEAKVRAFPGEGVEVPFWILGSSTESAYLAAELGLPYAFASHFAPDQIQMAGKIYKNNFKPSAQLDQPYFMPCVNAILADTTHEAEILATSFYRMFLGIIRNDRKPLQPPIESMQGIWTVQEEAAVYNMTACSFIGTKEEMLPELNRFCQVLEVDELMITTPIYDYDKRKYSMKLFAEVMQNLEHS, encoded by the coding sequence ATAGATTATTCTTTCTTAGATTTAGCTGTTATTGGCGCTGAAAAATCGACGAAAGAAACATTAAATAATGTATTAGCTACTGCTCAACATGCGGAGCAATTGAATTATACTCGTTTTTGGTTAGCTGAGCATCATAATATGCCCCATATTGCGAGTGCTGCTACTTCAGTTCTCATTGGTTACGTAGCAGGAGGTACAGAAAAAATGAGAGTGGGGTCGGGAGGTATTATGTTACCCAACCACCCTCCTTTAGTAATTGCCGAACAATTTGGTACGCTAGCATCTCTATACCCTAATCGAATTGATTTAGGATTGGGAAGAGCTCCAGGTACAGATCAACTTACTGCTATGGCACTAAGGAGAAATGACATACAAAGCGCAAACTTCTTTCCGCAACAAATACAAGAGTTGAAAACATTTTTTAGCACAGCAAACGCCGAAGCAAAAGTAAGAGCCTTTCCTGGAGAAGGGGTAGAAGTTCCCTTTTGGATTTTAGGGTCAAGTACGGAAAGTGCCTATTTAGCGGCTGAGTTGGGATTGCCTTATGCCTTTGCCAGTCATTTTGCCCCTGATCAAATTCAAATGGCAGGTAAAATTTACAAGAATAATTTTAAGCCTTCTGCACAGTTAGATCAACCTTATTTCATGCCTTGTGTCAATGCAATTTTAGCTGATACCACACATGAAGCCGAAATATTGGCAACTTCTTTTTATCGCATGTTTTTGGGAATTATTCGAAATGACCGAAAACCTCTACAGCCACCCATCGAATCCATGCAGGGAATTTGGACCGTACAAGAAGAAGCCGCTGTTTACAATATGACTGCTTGTTCGTTTATTGGAACAAAAGAAGAAATGTTACCCGAACTCAATCGCTTTTGCCAAGTATTGGAAGTGGATGAGCTAATGATTACAACGCCGATTTATGATTATGACAAACGCAAGTACAGCATGAAGCTATTTGCTGAAGTTATGCAAAATTTGGAACATTCTTAA
- a CDS encoding M3 family metallopeptidase, protein MYMKKAIVGTLTGITLFSMSCKKSADQADANPNWDESNAFFAESTLPYQTADFEKIKNKDFRPAILEGMRRQVEAIDKITANTEAPTFENTLVELEKSSALLNRVSSVFHLLVGAHTNDEIKAINQELSPKFAAHNDGIYLNDALFQRVKQLHDQQASLGLTSEQARVLDVYYQEFIRSGANLKPEQKETLKQLNQELASLTTKFGDQLLAATKSGSVTFTKEELDGLSESELEAFKQADGTYAIPLNNTTQQPIAASLHNKESRKKLFDAGWNRTEKGDDNDTRETLITIAKKRAAKAELLGFKNYAEWSLQGSMANKPDQAKKLMDQLSPYAVGAATQEAKEIQDLINKQADPFTLTAADWDYYAEKIREQKYALNLNEVKPYFEMNAVLEKGVFYMAEKLYGITFEERKDIPVWQEDVRVFEIFNEDKSPIGLFYVDFYARESKRGGAWMSNIVTQSKLLNQAPVVYNVCNYQKPAAGQPTLLSPDEVITMFHEFGHGLHGFLSDVTYPTVAGTSVSRDFVELPSQFHEHFAFLPEVLTNYAKHYKSGAVIPESLIAKMKAAQNFNIGYGLTEILSASLLDMEWHTISSTADIKDVAAFEQQALAKYGINLATVPPRYRSSFFNHVFGGGYAAGYYSYTWAETLDNDAFQWLMDNGGMNRKNGQVFRDKILSKGNTKPSDEMYREFRGKDATIDAYLKMKGFDQKTTFKNNNNVDAKI, encoded by the coding sequence ATGTATATGAAAAAAGCTATTGTAGGTACCTTAACTGGTATAACTTTATTTAGTATGTCATGCAAAAAAAGCGCAGATCAAGCTGATGCAAACCCGAATTGGGATGAAAGCAATGCTTTTTTTGCTGAAAGTACACTACCGTATCAGACGGCAGATTTTGAAAAAATAAAAAATAAAGATTTTAGACCTGCTATTTTAGAGGGTATGCGTCGTCAAGTAGAAGCCATTGATAAGATTACGGCCAATACAGAAGCGCCTACTTTTGAGAATACTCTTGTGGAGTTAGAAAAATCAAGTGCGTTATTAAATCGAGTAAGTTCCGTATTCCATTTATTAGTAGGCGCACATACTAATGATGAAATTAAAGCCATCAACCAAGAACTATCTCCAAAATTTGCTGCGCATAATGATGGGATATACCTTAATGACGCTTTATTTCAAAGAGTCAAACAATTACACGATCAACAAGCTTCGTTAGGATTAACGAGTGAACAAGCACGTGTATTAGATGTGTACTATCAAGAATTTATTCGTTCTGGTGCTAACTTAAAACCAGAACAAAAAGAAACACTAAAGCAACTGAACCAAGAATTGGCCTCTTTAACTACTAAATTTGGAGATCAATTATTGGCAGCTACTAAATCTGGGAGTGTTACCTTCACCAAAGAGGAATTAGACGGACTTAGTGAATCTGAACTAGAAGCTTTCAAACAAGCAGATGGAACCTATGCTATTCCTTTAAACAATACCACGCAACAACCGATTGCTGCATCCTTACATAATAAGGAGTCGCGCAAAAAGTTATTTGACGCGGGTTGGAATCGCACAGAAAAAGGGGATGACAACGATACAAGAGAAACGTTAATCACTATAGCAAAGAAACGCGCGGCAAAAGCGGAGTTATTAGGTTTCAAGAACTATGCTGAATGGAGTTTACAAGGAAGTATGGCAAATAAACCCGATCAAGCAAAAAAATTAATGGATCAATTGAGTCCGTATGCTGTAGGGGCCGCCACACAAGAAGCTAAAGAAATCCAAGATTTAATTAATAAACAAGCGGATCCTTTTACTCTAACGGCTGCGGATTGGGATTATTATGCTGAAAAAATCAGAGAACAGAAATACGCTCTAAACTTAAATGAGGTAAAACCCTATTTTGAAATGAATGCTGTTTTAGAAAAAGGAGTTTTCTATATGGCTGAAAAATTATATGGTATTACTTTCGAGGAACGAAAAGACATCCCTGTTTGGCAAGAAGATGTACGCGTTTTTGAAATTTTCAATGAAGATAAAAGCCCGATTGGGTTATTTTACGTTGATTTCTATGCTCGTGAATCAAAACGCGGAGGTGCATGGATGAGTAATATTGTTACACAGTCGAAATTATTGAATCAAGCTCCTGTTGTTTACAATGTTTGCAACTACCAAAAACCGGCGGCGGGTCAGCCTACCCTTTTATCACCAGATGAAGTAATTACGATGTTCCACGAGTTTGGCCACGGATTACACGGATTCTTATCTGATGTTACCTATCCTACTGTTGCTGGAACAAGTGTATCTCGCGATTTTGTTGAATTGCCTTCTCAATTTCACGAACATTTTGCTTTTTTACCTGAAGTATTGACAAACTATGCAAAACATTATAAATCTGGAGCAGTCATTCCTGAAAGTTTGATTGCGAAAATGAAAGCCGCTCAAAACTTTAATATTGGATATGGATTGACAGAAATTTTAAGCGCTTCTTTATTAGATATGGAGTGGCATACGATTTCCTCTACTGCGGATATTAAAGATGTAGCAGCGTTTGAACAACAAGCATTAGCTAAATACGGAATTAATTTAGCAACTGTACCTCCGAGATACCGTTCTTCCTTCTTCAATCACGTATTCGGAGGAGGATATGCTGCGGGCTACTATTCCTATACTTGGGCAGAAACATTAGACAATGATGCCTTCCAATGGTTAATGGACAATGGTGGAATGAACCGCAAAAATGGTCAAGTCTTTAGAGATAAAATTTTATCAAAAGGAAATACTAAACCATCAGATGAAATGTATCGCGAGTTTAGAGGTAAAGATGCAACGATTGATGCTTATTTAAAAATGAAGGGCTTTGATCAAAAGACTACTTTCAAAAACAACAATAACGTAGATGCAAAAATCTAA
- the def gene encoding peptide deformylase, whose product MIPCNPLTTEELALIFEGDQTQPMYVYQDGVPDELQVLKTNCTEIDPQDTNVKMLIARMYKTVADGDRAGVGIAAPQVGLARRLFLVKRFDKANEPFEFFINPQIVWYSAVLQQGDEGCLSIEDRYEAVYRSLAVQITYFDLEGNHYQEVVEGYTAVIMQHEYDHLNGILFTDRVVEQEERQYEDATLETPLVYEV is encoded by the coding sequence ATGATACCATGTAATCCCTTAACAACAGAAGAATTAGCTTTAATTTTTGAAGGCGATCAAACCCAACCGATGTACGTTTATCAAGATGGTGTTCCTGATGAATTACAAGTGCTTAAAACCAATTGTACGGAAATAGATCCTCAGGATACTAACGTAAAAATGTTAATCGCACGTATGTACAAGACAGTAGCAGATGGCGATCGTGCAGGCGTGGGTATTGCGGCACCTCAAGTTGGATTAGCTAGACGATTGTTTTTAGTTAAACGTTTTGACAAAGCCAATGAACCTTTTGAGTTCTTTATCAATCCTCAAATTGTATGGTACTCTGCTGTATTGCAACAAGGAGATGAAGGCTGTTTGTCTATAGAAGATCGCTATGAGGCTGTTTATCGCAGTTTAGCTGTTCAAATCACTTATTTTGATCTAGAAGGGAATCACTATCAGGAAGTTGTAGAAGGGTATACGGCTGTGATTATGCAGCATGAATACGATCATTTGAATGGTATTTTGTTTACAGATCGTGTCGTAGAACAAGAAGAACGTCAGTATGAAGATGCGACTTTAGAAACACCTTTGGTGTATGAAGTATAA
- a CDS encoding AsmA family protein: protein MGFSGKKVVKRIAIVLGTLVVLVLGTMLVVPIFFKDTINDEIKKLLAESIEGEVAFDDIDVSFFKNFPYLTATVVKPVIEGVQVDSLQPMTLLAAKELGLGINMMSLLDSKISFDRVFVDSPIIDLMVNEKGEANYMVMKPSEEEEDDQKGFDLQIDRLEIKNALLRYCDEAGNLYFSAVNFDYLGSGNMSEAVFQLKSKVRIESFDFSFDNVFYVKEKPILADLETLIDTKSLTFEFQKNNLKVKDLLVSFIGRFGFIENGYDMLFDINTEQASLNELLSLVPPEYQSWLDQTKFEGVVDGKFKLEGQFIALDTIMPSINLDLAVANGVIQHGNVMDPIKDLALKFQFKMPSLDMEKSEVIIDQLDFSIAGRKSNFTLHTLGFEKPVIQSAMDLNMDLDLIHKALGLSGFDLKGDVQLKGKVDGQFAKGIVETRTLRTVKRDTVITSIPTFDFDGMIRNGYFKLDSLPQALKEISFDVKAEGPTEKIKDIKFRIDNLNLLAMDNFVKGHFAVNNMTTYDVDARIEADIDFDHIKEFIPFDEAVLRGNLKIDGTVKGSYEPKRKRFPVLNTEVKLINGYVQLKRLPELPIEDIQIHTIIKSSRGSINDLSIEVLPINFKIAKEPFQLAASLYNLNNLNYNIQSKGTINIGDIYKIFKVDGIDVHGRIITSLFLKGLQSDAIKGDFDKLKNGGKFEVDNIRIHSEMFPYPLHIKKGVFKFFKEKMGFEKFVATYGSSEINMKGYLTNVVDYILKEDTLQGKFTFESPYFNVDEFMMFDSKSTKSKTATASSSGTGVIQVPKNLNIVFDAIAKKIKYTEYNLEDFTGSLLVNGGKIDLQNTNFGLIGTKVGMNGTYEPTGFRKAKFDYAIQASDFDIQRAYKEITLFREMVSMAKDAYGQVSLDYKLAGDLDKNMFPVFRSLVGGGSLTLENIEFKGFNLLGAIAKETNTKSLEEGKAKDVEIKTTIKDNVMTIERTRMKMAGFRPRFEGQVSLDGEMNIGLRLGLPPMGIIGIPMKIQGNSDDFKIKLGRYKPSEVLGRTTDDDDEDEDEQPEPGAESGVTPEGEAIIPTGETPKEEKPKEAAAIPAA from the coding sequence ATGGGGTTTTCTGGAAAAAAAGTTGTTAAACGAATAGCTATCGTCTTAGGGACTTTAGTAGTCTTGGTATTAGGAACCATGTTGGTTGTTCCTATTTTTTTTAAGGATACAATTAACGATGAAATCAAAAAGTTATTAGCTGAATCAATAGAAGGTGAAGTAGCTTTTGACGATATCGATGTATCCTTCTTTAAAAATTTCCCCTATTTAACGGCAACTGTTGTAAAGCCTGTCATAGAAGGGGTTCAAGTAGATTCTTTACAGCCAATGACGTTGTTAGCGGCTAAAGAATTAGGGCTTGGTATTAATATGATGAGTTTGTTAGACTCAAAAATTAGCTTTGACCGCGTTTTTGTTGATTCTCCTATTATTGATTTAATGGTCAATGAAAAAGGTGAAGCGAATTATATGGTAATGAAACCTTCAGAGGAAGAAGAGGACGATCAAAAAGGGTTTGACTTACAAATTGATCGTTTGGAAATTAAAAATGCGCTATTGCGCTATTGCGATGAGGCGGGTAATCTCTATTTTTCGGCTGTTAATTTTGATTATTTGGGAAGTGGAAATATGAGTGAAGCTGTATTTCAGCTGAAGAGTAAAGTTCGCATAGAATCGTTTGATTTTAGTTTTGACAATGTGTTTTACGTTAAAGAGAAACCGATATTAGCTGACTTAGAAACGTTGATTGATACGAAGTCTTTAACTTTTGAGTTTCAAAAGAATAATTTAAAAGTAAAAGATTTACTAGTTAGTTTTATTGGGCGTTTCGGTTTTATCGAAAACGGCTATGACATGTTGTTCGACATCAATACCGAACAAGCGAGTCTAAATGAATTGCTCTCTTTGGTACCACCAGAATATCAATCGTGGTTGGATCAAACCAAGTTTGAAGGTGTTGTGGATGGTAAATTTAAGTTAGAAGGACAGTTTATAGCTTTAGATACGATAATGCCATCGATTAACTTGGATTTAGCTGTGGCTAATGGAGTTATTCAACACGGAAATGTTATGGATCCAATTAAAGATTTGGCATTGAAATTTCAATTTAAAATGCCTTCTCTTGATATGGAGAAAAGTGAGGTTATAATTGATCAACTTGATTTTTCAATTGCAGGGCGTAAAAGTAATTTTACACTACATACCCTGGGGTTTGAAAAACCAGTTATTCAAAGTGCTATGGATCTGAATATGGATTTGGATTTGATTCATAAGGCTTTAGGGTTATCTGGTTTTGATTTGAAAGGAGACGTGCAGTTAAAAGGTAAAGTTGACGGACAATTCGCTAAGGGAATCGTTGAAACAAGAACACTGCGCACAGTAAAACGCGATACTGTGATTACGAGTATTCCAACGTTTGATTTTGACGGAATGATTCGCAATGGTTATTTTAAATTGGATAGTTTACCTCAGGCATTAAAAGAAATTAGTTTTGACGTTAAAGCGGAAGGGCCAACAGAAAAGATAAAAGATATTAAATTCCGCATTGATAATTTAAATCTTTTAGCCATGGATAATTTCGTGAAAGGGCATTTTGCGGTAAATAACATGACCACTTATGATGTTGACGCGCGTATAGAAGCTGATATTGATTTTGATCATATCAAAGAATTTATTCCGTTTGATGAGGCTGTATTACGTGGTAATTTAAAGATAGACGGAACAGTTAAAGGAAGTTATGAGCCAAAACGCAAGCGTTTTCCAGTCTTAAATACAGAAGTGAAATTGATTAATGGTTATGTACAATTGAAGCGTTTGCCTGAATTGCCTATTGAGGATATTCAAATCCACACCATTATTAAAAGTTCACGTGGATCAATCAACGATTTATCGATCGAGGTATTGCCGATTAATTTCAAGATTGCGAAAGAGCCTTTCCAATTAGCAGCAAGTTTGTATAATTTGAATAACTTAAATTATAATATTCAATCAAAAGGGACGATTAATATTGGTGATATCTATAAGATCTTTAAGGTTGATGGTATTGATGTTCACGGTAGAATTATTACGAGTTTATTCTTAAAAGGATTGCAAAGTGATGCCATAAAAGGAGATTTCGACAAGCTGAAAAATGGAGGTAAATTTGAAGTAGATAATATTCGCATACATTCAGAAATGTTTCCTTATCCATTGCACATCAAAAAAGGAGTTTTTAAGTTTTTTAAAGAGAAGATGGGCTTTGAGAAGTTTGTAGCAACTTACGGTAGTTCTGAAATTAACATGAAAGGGTATTTAACCAATGTAGTTGATTATATACTTAAAGAAGATACCTTACAAGGTAAATTTACATTTGAAAGCCCATATTTTAATGTGGATGAATTCATGATGTTTGACTCTAAAAGCACAAAGAGTAAAACGGCAACAGCATCTTCATCTGGTACCGGGGTAATTCAGGTTCCTAAGAATTTAAATATCGTGTTTGATGCAATTGCAAAAAAAATAAAATATACCGAGTATAACTTGGAAGACTTTACAGGTAGTCTATTAGTTAATGGAGGAAAAATTGACCTTCAAAACACGAATTTCGGGTTGATAGGAACAAAAGTGGGTATGAATGGAACTTATGAACCAACAGGATTTAGAAAAGCAAAATTTGATTATGCTATTCAAGCTTCTGATTTTGATATTCAACGTGCCTATAAGGAAATCACCTTATTTAGAGAGATGGTAAGTATGGCTAAGGATGCTTATGGTCAGGTTTCATTAGATTATAAGTTGGCGGGTGATTTAGATAAAAATATGTTTCCTGTTTTTCGTTCTTTAGTTGGTGGAGGATCTTTAACCTTGGAGAATATTGAGTTTAAAGGATTTAATCTCCTAGGTGCCATTGCAAAAGAGACCAATACGAAATCGCTAGAAGAGGGAAAAGCAAAAGACGTTGAGATAAAAACAACAATTAAAGACAATGTAATGACCATTGAACGCACTCGAATGAAGATGGCTGGATTTAGACCCCGATTCGAAGGACAGGTGAGTTTAGATGGAGAGATGAATATTGGTCTTCGATTGGGATTACCTCCGATGGGAATTATCGGGATTCCGATGAAAATTCAGGGTAATTCGGATGATTTTAAAATTAAATTGGGACGTTATAAACCGAGTGAGGTTTTAGGAAGAACAACGGATGATGACGATGAGGATGAAGACGAGCAACCCGAGCCAGGTGCAGAATCAGGCGTAACTCCAGAAGGAGAGGCTATTATTCCTACAGGTGAAACCCCTAAGGAGGAAAAACCAAAAGAAGCAGCAGCAATTCCAGCTGCATAA